The Ensifer adhaerens genome contains a region encoding:
- the uvrA gene encoding excinuclease ABC subunit UvrA yields the protein MSELKTISIRGAREHNLKGIDLDLPRNKLIVMTGLSGSGKSSLAFDTIYAEGQRRYVESLSAYARQFLEMMQKPDVDQIDGLSPAISIEQKTTSRNPRSTVGTVTEIYDYMRLLFARVGVPYSPATGLPIESQTVSQMVDRVLEFGEGTRLYILAPLVRGRKGEYKKELAELMKKGFQRVKVDGTFYEIAEVPALDKKYKHDIDVVVDRVVVRPDLASRLADSLETCLTLADGLAVAEFADKPLPPEETAAGGSANKSLNETHERVLFSEKFACPVSGFTISEIEPRLFSFNNPFGACPTCDGLGSQQKIDTALIVPEEHRTLRDGAIAPWAKSSSPYYNQTLEALGKVFGFKLGSRWNELSTAAQNAILHGTEEKIVFHYEDGARSYNTTKNFEGIVPNLERRWKETDSAWAREEIERYMSAAPCPACAGFRLKPEALAVKIDKLHIGQVTEMSIRVARDWFEVLPEHLNAKQNEIAVRILKEIRDRLRFLNDVGLEYLSLSRNSGTLSGGESQRIRLASQIGSGLTGVLYVLDEPSIGLHQRDNARLLDTLRHLRDIGNTVIVVEHDEDAILTSDYVVDIGPAAGIHGGEVIAQGSPSDIMANPKSLTGKYLSGELSVAVPSERRKPKKKKEITVVGARANNLKNVTASIPLGVFTAVTGVSGGGKSTFLIETLYKAAARRIMGARENPAEHDRIDGFEHIDKVIDIDQSPIGRTPRSNPATYTGAFTPIRDWFAGLPEAKARGYQPGRFSFNVKGGRCEACQGDGVIKIEMHFLPDVYVTCDVCHGKRYNRETLDVHFKGKSIADVLDMTVEEGVDFFAAVPSVRDKLVTLNQVGLGYIKVGQQANTLSGGEAQRVKLAKELSKRSTGRTLYILDEPTTGLHFHDVAKLLEVLHELVNQGNSVVVIEHNLEVIKTADWVIDFGPEGGDGGGEVIAKGTPEDVVKEKRSYTGQFLKELLERRPMKKVEAAE from the coding sequence ATGAGTGAACTCAAGACCATCTCCATTCGTGGTGCGCGCGAGCACAATCTGAAAGGCATCGACCTCGATCTGCCGCGCAACAAGCTGATCGTGATGACCGGCCTTTCCGGCTCGGGCAAGTCCTCGCTTGCTTTCGATACGATCTATGCCGAAGGCCAGCGCCGCTATGTCGAAAGCCTTTCGGCCTATGCGCGCCAGTTCCTCGAAATGATGCAGAAGCCGGACGTCGACCAGATCGACGGCCTGTCTCCGGCGATCTCGATCGAGCAGAAGACGACGTCGCGCAATCCGCGCTCGACGGTCGGTACCGTCACCGAAATCTACGACTATATGCGCCTGCTCTTTGCGCGCGTCGGGGTCCCCTATTCGCCGGCGACGGGTCTGCCGATCGAAAGCCAGACGGTGAGCCAGATGGTCGACCGGGTGCTCGAATTCGGTGAAGGCACGCGCCTCTATATTCTTGCGCCGCTCGTGCGCGGCCGCAAGGGCGAGTACAAGAAAGAACTCGCCGAACTGATGAAGAAGGGCTTTCAACGCGTCAAGGTCGACGGCACCTTCTACGAGATCGCCGAGGTGCCCGCACTCGACAAGAAGTACAAGCATGACATCGACGTCGTGGTCGACCGCGTGGTCGTGCGGCCCGACCTCGCCTCGCGCCTTGCCGACAGCCTTGAGACCTGCCTGACGCTCGCCGATGGCCTCGCAGTCGCCGAATTCGCCGACAAGCCGCTGCCACCCGAGGAGACCGCTGCCGGCGGCTCGGCCAACAAGTCGCTGAACGAAACCCACGAGCGCGTGCTGTTTTCGGAAAAGTTCGCCTGCCCGGTTTCCGGCTTCACCATTTCCGAGATCGAGCCGCGGCTGTTCTCGTTCAACAACCCCTTCGGCGCGTGCCCGACCTGCGACGGTCTCGGCAGCCAGCAGAAGATCGACACGGCGCTGATCGTGCCGGAAGAGCACCGGACGCTGCGCGACGGCGCAATTGCGCCCTGGGCGAAATCCTCCTCTCCCTACTACAACCAGACGCTGGAAGCGCTCGGCAAGGTCTTCGGCTTCAAACTCGGCAGCCGCTGGAACGAGCTGTCGACTGCGGCGCAGAACGCGATCCTGCACGGAACGGAAGAGAAGATCGTCTTCCATTACGAGGACGGTGCCCGCTCCTACAACACCACCAAGAACTTCGAGGGCATCGTGCCCAACCTCGAGCGCCGCTGGAAGGAAACCGACAGCGCCTGGGCGCGCGAGGAGATCGAGCGCTACATGTCGGCTGCGCCCTGCCCGGCTTGCGCCGGTTTCCGCCTGAAGCCGGAAGCGCTGGCGGTCAAGATCGACAAGCTGCATATCGGTCAGGTGACCGAAATGTCGATCCGCGTTGCACGCGACTGGTTCGAGGTCCTGCCGGAGCATCTGAATGCCAAGCAGAACGAAATCGCCGTCCGCATCCTGAAGGAAATCCGTGACCGACTGCGCTTCCTCAACGACGTCGGTCTCGAATATCTGAGCCTGTCGCGCAATTCCGGAACGCTCTCAGGCGGTGAAAGCCAGCGCATTCGGCTGGCCTCGCAGATCGGCTCCGGCCTCACCGGCGTTCTCTACGTGCTCGACGAGCCGTCGATCGGCCTGCACCAGCGCGACAACGCCCGCCTGCTGGACACGCTTCGGCATCTGCGCGACATCGGCAACACGGTGATCGTCGTCGAACATGACGAAGACGCGATCCTGACGTCCGACTATGTCGTCGATATCGGCCCGGCTGCCGGCATCCATGGCGGCGAAGTCATCGCGCAAGGGTCGCCGTCGGACATCATGGCCAATCCGAAATCGCTGACCGGCAAGTATCTGTCCGGCGAGCTTTCGGTTGCCGTTCCCTCCGAACGCCGCAAGCCGAAGAAGAAAAAGGAAATCACCGTCGTCGGCGCCCGCGCCAACAACCTGAAGAACGTCACCGCCTCGATCCCGCTCGGCGTCTTCACCGCCGTTACCGGTGTCTCCGGCGGCGGCAAGTCGACCTTCCTGATCGAGACGCTCTACAAGGCCGCCGCCCGCCGCATCATGGGCGCGCGCGAAAACCCGGCCGAGCACGACCGCATCGATGGCTTCGAGCATATCGACAAGGTGATCGACATCGACCAGTCGCCGATCGGTCGTACCCCGCGCTCGAACCCGGCAACCTATACCGGCGCCTTCACGCCGATCCGTGACTGGTTCGCCGGCCTGCCGGAAGCCAAGGCACGTGGATATCAGCCGGGCCGGTTCTCCTTCAACGTCAAGGGCGGCCGCTGCGAGGCCTGCCAAGGCGACGGCGTCATCAAAATCGAGATGCACTTCCTGCCGGATGTCTACGTCACCTGCGACGTCTGCCACGGCAAGCGCTACAACCGCGAAACGCTCGACGTGCATTTCAAGGGCAAGTCGATCGCCGACGTGCTCGACATGACCGTCGAGGAAGGCGTCGACTTTTTCGCCGCCGTTCCCTCGGTGCGCGACAAGCTCGTCACGCTCAACCAGGTCGGCCTCGGCTATATCAAGGTCGGCCAGCAGGCCAACACGCTCTCGGGCGGTGAGGCCCAGCGCGTCAAGCTCGCCAAGGAACTGTCGAAGCGCTCGACCGGTCGCACGCTCTACATTCTCGACGAGCCGACCACCGGCTTGCATTTCCACGATGTCGCCAAGCTTCTTGAAGTTCTGCATGAGCTCGTCAACCAGGGCAATTCGGTCGTCGTCATCGAGCACAATCTCGAAGTCATCAAGACTGCCGACTGGGTGATCGACTTCGGCCCTGAAGGCGGCGACGGCGGCGGCGAAGTCATCGCCAAGGGCACGCCGGAAGACGTGGTCAAGGAAAAGCGGTCCTATACCGGCCAGTTCCTGAAGGAGCTGCTGGAGCGCCGGCCGATGAAGAAGGTCGAAGCAGCAGAGTAA
- a CDS encoding single-stranded DNA-binding protein: MAGSVNKVILIGNVGADPEIRRTQDGRPIANLRIATSETWRDRNSGERKEKTEWHTVVVFNEGLCKVVEQYVKKGAKLYIEGALQTRKWQDQNGNDRYSTEVVLQGFNSTLTMLDGRGEGGGSGVSRGGGGGAGDFGGGGNYGGGGYDDYDQPRQSSGGGRSGGGQGGQGGQGGGFSRDMDDDIPF, translated from the coding sequence ATGGCTGGAAGCGTCAACAAGGTGATCTTGATCGGAAATGTCGGGGCAGACCCGGAAATCCGGCGCACGCAGGACGGCCGGCCGATCGCCAACCTGCGCATTGCAACGTCGGAGACCTGGCGCGACCGCAACAGCGGTGAGCGCAAGGAAAAGACCGAATGGCACACGGTCGTGGTCTTCAACGAAGGCCTCTGCAAGGTTGTCGAGCAATATGTGAAGAAGGGCGCCAAGCTCTACATCGAGGGCGCGCTGCAGACCCGCAAGTGGCAGGACCAGAACGGCAACGACCGTTACTCGACCGAAGTCGTGCTGCAGGGCTTCAACTCGACGCTGACCATGCTTGACGGCCGCGGCGAAGGCGGCGGCTCCGGTGTCAGCCGTGGCGGCGGCGGTGGAGCGGGTGACTTCGGCGGCGGCGGCAACTATGGCGGCGGCGGTTACGACGATTACGACCAGCCGCGCCAGTCCTCTGGCGGCGGTCGCTCGGGCGGTGGCCAGGGCGGTCAAGGCGGCCAGGGCGGCGGCTTCTCGCGCGACATGGACGACGATATTCCGTTCTGA
- a CDS encoding MarC family protein yields the protein MFNVDLLVNALTTLLVTLDPPGLAPIFLSLTVGLSRQERFQVATRGSLIAFFILAAFALFGNSILGLLGISIGAFRIAGGLLLFWIAFEMIFEKRQERKEKTGENATVKDHIHNIAVFPLALPLIAGPGAISATILLAGSFPTAVERTQLLIVIALSMLSLFLALVIAERVDRFLGVTGRAILTRLLGVILAALAVQFVVDGVKSAMTT from the coding sequence ATGTTCAATGTCGACCTCCTGGTCAATGCGCTGACGACGCTTCTCGTCACGCTCGATCCGCCTGGCCTCGCGCCGATCTTCCTGAGCCTCACGGTCGGCCTCAGCCGGCAGGAGCGCTTTCAGGTGGCCACCCGTGGCTCGCTGATCGCCTTCTTCATCCTGGCGGCCTTTGCGCTCTTCGGAAACAGCATCCTCGGCCTGCTCGGCATCTCGATCGGCGCCTTCCGTATCGCCGGCGGCCTGCTGCTCTTCTGGATCGCCTTCGAGATGATTTTCGAGAAGCGCCAGGAGCGCAAGGAAAAGACCGGCGAGAATGCGACAGTCAAGGACCACATTCACAACATCGCGGTCTTCCCGCTGGCCCTGCCGCTCATTGCCGGGCCAGGCGCGATTTCGGCAACGATCCTGCTTGCCGGCTCGTTCCCGACCGCTGTCGAGCGCACTCAGCTCCTGATCGTCATCGCGCTGTCGATGCTCAGCCTGTTTCTGGCGCTGGTCATCGCTGAACGCGTCGATCGCTTTCTCGGCGTCACCGGCCGCGCCATCCTCACCCGACTGCTCGGCGTAATCCTGGCAGCACTCGCGGTGCAGTTCGTCGTCGACGGCGTCAAATCCGCGATGACGACCTGA
- the gyrA gene encoding DNA gyrase subunit A: MTEQSTPGGGKTPPGIEPISIIEEMQRSYLDYAMSVIVSRALPDVRDGLKPVHRRILYGMSELGIDWNKKYVKCARVTGDVMGKYHPHGNAAIYDALARMAQDWSLRLPLIDGQGNFGSVDGDPPAAERYTECRLQKAAHSLLDDLDKETVDFRDNYDGTLQEPAVVPAKFPNLLVNGAGGIAVGMATNIPPHNLVEVINGCMALIDNPAIELPELMEIIPGPDFPTGALILGRSGIRSAYETGRGSVIMRGRAHIEPMRGDREQIIITEIPFQVNKATMIEKMAELVREKRIEGISDLRDESDRQGYRVVIELKRDANADVILNQLYRYTPLQTSFGCNMVALNGGKPEHMTLLDMLRAFVSFREEVVSRRTKYLLRKARDRAHVLVGLAIAVANIDEIIKLIRHAPDPQTAREQLMERRWPAHDVESLIRLIDDPRHRINEDGTYNLSEEQARAILDLRLQRLTALGRDEIGDELNKIGEEIKDYLDILSSRLRIMSIVKDELVAIRDEFGTPRRSEIMEGGPDMDDEDLIAREDMVVTVSHLGYIKRVPLTTYRAQRRGGKGRSGMATRDEDFVTRLFVANTHTPVLFFSSRGIVYKEKVWRLPIGTPQSRGKALINMLPLEPGERITTIMPLPEDEATWENLDVMFSTTRGTVRRNKLSDFVQVNRNGKIAMKLEEEGDEILSVDTCTEHDDVMLTTALGQCIRFPVDDVRVFAGRNSIGVRGINLGDGDRIISMAILGHVEAEPWERAAYLKRAAAERRATNGDEEEIALVGEEVADGGELSNERFEELKAREQFVLTVSEKGFGKRSSSYDFRTSGRGGKGIRATDTSKTTEIGVLVAAFPIEDNDQIMLVSDGGQLIRVPINGVRLASRATKGVTIFSTAKDEKVVSVERISEPESDEEEGEEAAVENGAAETPAESED; encoded by the coding sequence TTGACTGAGCAAAGCACCCCCGGCGGCGGAAAAACTCCGCCAGGCATCGAGCCGATTTCCATCATCGAGGAAATGCAGCGGTCCTATCTCGATTACGCGATGAGCGTTATCGTCAGCCGCGCGCTTCCCGACGTGCGTGACGGTCTGAAACCCGTGCACCGCCGCATCCTCTACGGGATGAGCGAGCTCGGCATCGACTGGAACAAGAAATACGTCAAATGCGCCCGTGTGACCGGGGACGTGATGGGTAAGTACCACCCGCACGGCAACGCCGCGATCTACGACGCGCTGGCGCGCATGGCGCAGGACTGGTCGCTCCGCCTGCCGCTGATCGACGGCCAGGGCAACTTCGGTTCGGTCGACGGCGACCCGCCGGCGGCCGAGCGCTACACCGAATGCCGCCTGCAGAAGGCCGCGCATTCGCTGCTCGACGATCTCGACAAGGAAACGGTCGACTTCCGCGACAACTATGACGGCACCCTGCAGGAGCCGGCGGTCGTTCCCGCGAAGTTCCCGAACCTGCTCGTCAACGGCGCCGGCGGTATTGCCGTCGGCATGGCGACGAACATTCCGCCGCACAACCTGGTCGAAGTCATCAACGGCTGCATGGCGCTGATCGACAATCCGGCGATCGAACTGCCGGAACTGATGGAAATCATCCCCGGCCCGGATTTCCCGACTGGCGCGCTGATCCTTGGCCGCTCGGGCATCCGCTCGGCCTATGAGACCGGCCGCGGCTCCGTCATCATGCGCGGCCGCGCCCATATCGAGCCGATGCGCGGCGACCGCGAGCAGATCATCATCACCGAGATCCCGTTCCAGGTGAACAAGGCGACGATGATCGAGAAGATGGCCGAGCTGGTCCGCGAGAAGCGTATCGAAGGCATCTCGGACCTGCGTGACGAATCGGACCGCCAGGGCTACCGCGTCGTCATCGAACTGAAGCGCGATGCCAATGCCGATGTCATCCTGAACCAGCTTTACCGCTACACGCCGCTGCAGACCTCGTTTGGCTGCAACATGGTGGCACTGAACGGCGGCAAGCCCGAGCACATGACGCTGCTCGACATGCTGCGTGCCTTTGTCTCGTTCCGCGAGGAAGTTGTTAGCCGGCGTACGAAGTACCTGCTGCGCAAGGCGCGCGACCGTGCCCATGTGCTCGTCGGTCTTGCCATCGCGGTTGCCAACATCGACGAAATCATCAAGCTCATCCGCCATGCGCCCGACCCGCAGACGGCGCGCGAGCAGTTGATGGAGCGCCGCTGGCCGGCCCATGACGTCGAGAGCCTCATCCGCCTCATCGACGACCCGCGCCACCGCATCAACGAGGACGGCACCTACAACCTCTCGGAAGAGCAGGCCCGCGCCATCCTCGACCTGCGCCTGCAGCGCCTGACAGCGCTCGGCCGCGACGAAATCGGCGACGAACTCAACAAGATCGGCGAGGAAATCAAGGATTACCTCGACATCCTGTCGTCGCGCCTGCGTATCATGAGCATCGTCAAGGACGAACTCGTCGCCATCCGCGACGAGTTCGGCACCCCGCGCCGGTCCGAGATCATGGAAGGCGGCCCCGACATGGACGATGAGGATCTCATCGCCCGTGAAGACATGGTCGTGACCGTCTCGCATCTCGGCTATATCAAACGCGTGCCGCTGACGACCTACCGCGCGCAGCGCCGTGGTGGCAAGGGCCGTTCGGGCATGGCGACCCGGGACGAGGATTTCGTTACCCGGCTATTCGTTGCCAATACCCATACGCCGGTTCTGTTCTTCTCCTCGCGTGGCATCGTCTACAAGGAGAAGGTCTGGCGCCTGCCGATAGGCACGCCGCAATCGCGCGGCAAGGCGCTGATCAACATGCTGCCGCTGGAACCCGGCGAACGCATCACGACAATCATGCCGCTGCCCGAGGATGAGGCAACCTGGGAAAACCTCGACGTCATGTTCTCGACGACCCGCGGCACGGTTCGCCGCAACAAGCTGTCGGACTTCGTTCAGGTCAACCGCAACGGAAAGATCGCGATGAAGCTCGAGGAAGAGGGCGACGAGATCCTTTCCGTCGACACCTGTACGGAGCATGACGACGTCATGCTGACGACAGCGCTCGGCCAGTGCATCCGCTTCCCGGTCGACGACGTGCGCGTCTTTGCCGGCCGCAACTCGATCGGCGTTCGTGGCATCAATCTCGGCGACGGCGACCGCATCATCTCGATGGCGATCCTTGGCCATGTCGAGGCCGAACCGTGGGAGCGTGCCGCCTATCTCAAGCGCGCTGCAGCGGAACGTCGGGCGACGAACGGCGACGAGGAAGAAATCGCTCTGGTCGGCGAGGAAGTCGCTGACGGCGGAGAACTGTCGAACGAACGCTTCGAGGAACTGAAGGCACGCGAACAGTTCGTGCTGACGGTCTCGGAGAAGGGCTTCGGCAAGCGCTCGTCGTCCTACGATTTCCGGACTTCGGGCCGTGGCGGCAAGGGCATCCGTGCCACCGACACGTCGAAGACGACGGAAATTGGCGTGCTCGTCGCGGCCTTCCCGATCGAAGACAACGACCAGATCATGCTTGTATCCGACGGTGGCCAATTGATCCGCGTGCCGATCAATGGCGTCCGGCTTGCGAGCCGCGCGACCAAGGGCGTTACCATCTTCTCGACCGCCAAGGACGAGAAGGTCGTTTCGGTCGAGCGCATCAGCGAACCGGAAAGCGACGAAGAGGAAGGCGAAGAGGCGGCCGTCGAGAACGGCGCAGCGGAAACGCCAGCCGAATCCGAGGATTAA
- a CDS encoding NAD-dependent epimerase/dehydratase family protein — MTEMQQRTRRVLVLGATGGIGSAVARGLRRRGWQVRALNRNAATTAQAEPAFDWRQGDAMNADDVRTAAEGVDLIVHAVNPSGYRNWGTLVLPMLDNTIAAAKSTGARILLPGTIYNFGRDAFPVLTEDAPQNPDTDKGLIRREMERRLKDASEAGVGVIIVRAGDFFGPGAANNWFSQGLVKPGRALGAISYPGREGIGHQWAYLPDVAETMIRLVERAEDLPPFAVYHMRGFLDRNGTEMIAAIRRVVGKPALPVRAFPWWLIDLASPFVPLFRELRKMRYLWREPLRMPNERLLAVLGEEPHTPIDEAVATTLVGLGCLNAPRALPQGIAAG; from the coding sequence ATGACCGAGATGCAGCAGAGAACAAGACGTGTGCTGGTGCTCGGCGCGACGGGCGGTATCGGCAGCGCCGTCGCCCGTGGGCTCCGCAGGCGCGGCTGGCAGGTGCGTGCCTTGAACCGAAACGCCGCGACGACGGCGCAGGCCGAGCCGGCGTTCGACTGGCGGCAAGGCGATGCCATGAACGCGGACGACGTTCGCACTGCTGCCGAAGGGGTGGATCTGATCGTGCACGCGGTCAATCCGTCGGGTTACCGCAATTGGGGCACCTTGGTGCTGCCGATGCTGGACAATACGATCGCCGCGGCCAAGTCCACCGGTGCACGCATCCTCTTACCGGGAACGATCTACAATTTCGGCCGCGACGCCTTTCCCGTCCTAACGGAGGACGCGCCGCAGAACCCGGATACCGACAAGGGTCTGATCCGCAGGGAGATGGAGCGCCGTCTGAAGGACGCTTCGGAGGCAGGTGTCGGCGTCATCATCGTGAGGGCAGGCGACTTCTTCGGTCCCGGTGCGGCCAATAACTGGTTTTCGCAAGGGCTGGTAAAGCCGGGCAGAGCGTTGGGCGCGATTTCCTACCCGGGCCGCGAGGGGATCGGCCACCAATGGGCCTATCTGCCCGATGTCGCCGAAACCATGATCCGCCTCGTCGAGCGCGCCGAGGACCTGCCGCCTTTCGCCGTTTACCACATGCGCGGCTTCCTCGACCGCAATGGAACCGAGATGATCGCGGCGATCCGCCGGGTTGTCGGCAAGCCGGCGCTTCCCGTCCGGGCCTTCCCGTGGTGGCTGATCGACTTGGCTTCGCCCTTCGTTCCGCTCTTCAGGGAGTTGCGCAAGATGCGCTATCTCTGGCGCGAACCGTTGAGAATGCCGAACGAGCGGCTGCTTGCCGTGCTCGGCGAAGAGCCGCACACGCCGATCGACGAGGCGGTTGCAACGACGCTCGTCGGACTTGGTTGCCTGAACGCCCCGCGGGCGCTTCCGCAAGGGATTGCCGCAGGCTAG
- a CDS encoding lytic transglycosylase domain-containing protein: MTEAEARIDDFAAQPKCVYSGPSATDSAKSLCISKENFARDICGVIDHYATVNDLPAAFFARLIWRESLFRPNAVSPKGAEGIAQFMPGTAKMRGLNNSFDVVEALGKSAEYLNELKSRYGNLGYAAAAYNAGENGLERFLEVDWLPAETRNYVLAITAYSVEDWRDNPPKILDLTLDKNKSFIDGCVALASTRNLRDIEVIDEAEWAPWGVQLAAHFQKSVAQRLFVSAVKRLPEPIRSEKALLLRERNASFGLRIRYAARIGRETQADANKLCATIRKSGGACLVFRN; this comes from the coding sequence ATGACCGAGGCAGAGGCTCGTATCGACGACTTCGCCGCGCAGCCCAAGTGCGTCTATTCCGGCCCGTCGGCCACCGACTCCGCCAAGTCGCTCTGCATCAGCAAGGAAAACTTCGCCCGCGATATCTGCGGAGTGATCGACCACTATGCGACGGTCAACGACCTGCCCGCGGCCTTCTTCGCCCGGCTCATCTGGCGCGAAAGCCTGTTCCGGCCCAATGCCGTCAGCCCCAAGGGTGCCGAAGGCATCGCGCAATTCATGCCGGGAACGGCGAAGATGCGAGGGCTCAACAACAGCTTCGATGTCGTCGAGGCGCTCGGCAAGTCGGCAGAGTATCTGAACGAACTGAAGTCGCGCTACGGCAATCTCGGCTATGCGGCTGCCGCCTACAATGCCGGCGAGAACGGGCTGGAGCGTTTTCTCGAGGTCGATTGGCTGCCGGCGGAAACGCGCAACTACGTGCTCGCGATCACCGCCTACAGCGTCGAGGACTGGCGCGACAATCCGCCGAAGATCCTCGACCTGACGCTCGACAAGAACAAGAGCTTCATCGACGGCTGTGTGGCGCTCGCCAGCACCCGCAACCTCCGCGACATCGAGGTGATCGACGAAGCCGAATGGGCGCCCTGGGGCGTACAGCTTGCCGCGCATTTCCAGAAATCAGTGGCGCAGCGACTGTTCGTCAGCGCCGTCAAGCGCCTGCCGGAGCCGATCCGCAGCGAGAAGGCGCTTCTCCTGCGCGAGCGCAATGCCAGCTTCGGCCTGCGAATCCGCTACGCCGCACGCATCGGCCGCGAGACCCAGGCGGACGCGAACAAGCTTTGCGCCACCATCCGCAAGAGCGGCGGCGCTTGCCTCGTCTTCCGGAACTGA
- a CDS encoding GNAT family N-acetyltransferase: MLIRAAIQDDMPVICEIYNDAVANTTAIWNETLVDVANRVAWLKARTDVGYPVLVAVCEEGDVIGYASFGDWRAFDGYRHTVEHSVYVHKDRRGGGIGRKLMVALIAEAERLGKHVMIAGIESENAASIRLHAQLGFEDTGRLREVGTKFGRWLDLTFMQLVLPTGSPR; the protein is encoded by the coding sequence ATGCTGATCCGGGCGGCCATCCAAGACGATATGCCAGTCATCTGCGAGATCTACAACGACGCCGTGGCGAACACGACGGCGATCTGGAACGAGACCCTGGTCGATGTCGCCAATCGCGTGGCCTGGCTGAAGGCGCGCACGGACGTGGGCTATCCTGTGCTGGTGGCGGTCTGCGAGGAAGGCGATGTCATCGGCTATGCGTCCTTCGGCGATTGGCGCGCCTTCGATGGCTATCGCCATACGGTCGAGCACTCCGTCTATGTTCACAAGGATCGGCGCGGTGGCGGCATCGGCCGGAAACTCATGGTCGCGTTGATCGCCGAGGCCGAACGGCTTGGCAAACATGTGATGATCGCCGGCATCGAATCGGAGAACGCAGCCTCGATCCGCCTTCATGCCCAACTGGGTTTCGAGGATACCGGCCGGCTGCGTGAGGTCGGCACGAAGTTCGGCCGCTGGCTTGATCTGACATTCATGCAACTGGTGCTTCCGACGGGCTCGCCGCGCTAA
- a CDS encoding helix-turn-helix domain-containing protein — translation MNTKVDSLDQRLSERIRLEREARGWSLSELSERSGVSRAMIHKVERGDSSPTATLLAKLAGAFGLTMSTLIARAEMSQGRLSRRQDQAVWRDPQTGYLRRHVSPMSDLPLELVEVELPAGAEVPIPASAYALHRRWIWVTAGRLTFVEGLETHTLGIGDCLELGPPEDCVFRNVGGETCIYAVVLLRTG, via the coding sequence ATGAATACTAAAGTAGACAGTCTGGATCAACGGCTCAGTGAACGAATTCGTCTGGAAAGAGAGGCGCGCGGCTGGTCACTGAGCGAGCTTTCGGAGCGATCAGGCGTCTCGCGCGCAATGATCCACAAGGTAGAGCGCGGCGATAGCAGCCCGACGGCGACGCTGCTGGCAAAGCTCGCCGGCGCTTTCGGGCTCACCATGTCCACTCTGATCGCTCGTGCGGAGATGAGCCAGGGCAGGCTGTCGCGGCGCCAGGATCAGGCGGTGTGGCGCGATCCGCAGACCGGATATCTTCGGCGCCATGTCTCGCCGATGTCGGACCTGCCGCTCGAGCTTGTCGAGGTTGAACTTCCGGCCGGCGCCGAGGTGCCGATCCCGGCATCCGCCTATGCGCTCCATCGCCGGTGGATATGGGTGACTGCGGGGCGCCTGACCTTCGTGGAAGGGCTGGAGACCCATACGCTCGGCATCGGGGATTGCCTGGAACTCGGCCCGCCGGAGGATTGCGTCTTCCGCAATGTCGGCGGAGAGACCTGTATCTACGCCGTCGTCCTGTTGCGGACGGGTTGA
- a CDS encoding aminoglycoside phosphotransferase family protein, giving the protein MFSLYSEKWSLHPDGDVIVTPSSRLYPVRYRGQQAMLKVAEDPEEKYGRLPLLYWNGHGAAKVYEADGDAVLMERTDSQRNLFHMAMTGSDEEVTRIICRTVAELHAPRSTPVPGDLVPLDKWFASLETAAPAQGGLFARALEAAKSLFADPEPPVVLHADVHHANILDFGDRGWLAIDPKRVLGDRGYDYANLFCNPELPLVTAPGRLQRHLPIVAKETGLHPQRILNWVLAYAGLSAAWFLEDNDDSGVENDLTMARIAIAELGI; this is encoded by the coding sequence ATGTTTTCGCTATATTCAGAAAAATGGTCATTGCATCCTGACGGCGACGTCATCGTAACCCCCTCCAGCCGTCTTTACCCCGTCCGCTATCGCGGCCAGCAGGCGATGCTCAAGGTCGCCGAGGACCCGGAAGAGAAGTATGGTCGCCTGCCCCTGCTCTACTGGAACGGGCATGGCGCTGCAAAGGTCTATGAAGCCGATGGCGACGCGGTGCTGATGGAGCGCACGGACAGCCAGCGCAACCTCTTCCACATGGCGATGACCGGAAGCGACGAGGAAGTGACGCGCATCATCTGCCGCACCGTCGCCGAGCTCCATGCGCCGCGCTCGACACCGGTTCCCGGCGATCTCGTGCCACTCGACAAATGGTTCGCTTCCCTGGAGACGGCTGCTCCCGCTCAAGGCGGTCTCTTTGCCCGCGCGCTCGAGGCGGCGAAAAGCCTGTTTGCAGATCCCGAACCGCCGGTCGTGCTGCATGCCGACGTCCACCACGCCAACATCCTCGATTTTGGCGACCGCGGCTGGCTGGCGATCGATCCGAAACGCGTCCTCGGCGATCGCGGCTACGACTACGCCAACCTGTTCTGCAATCCAGAACTGCCCCTGGTCACCGCTCCGGGCCGGCTGCAGCGGCATCTGCCGATCGTCGCGAAGGAGACCGGGCTTCACCCGCAGCGCATTCTCAACTGGGTGCTTGCCTATGCCGGGCTTTCCGCAGCCTGGTTCCTGGAAGACAATGACGATTCCGGCGTCGAGAATGACCTTACGATGGCGCGAATCGCCATCGCCGAGCTCGGCATCTAG